The following coding sequences are from one Epinephelus fuscoguttatus linkage group LG7, E.fuscoguttatus.final_Chr_v1 window:
- the mbd4 gene encoding methyl-CpG-binding domain protein 4 isoform X1 gives MHPSCELQLESNGDINNQSHKDEDDSCHTSKLPLGWIREVRQRKAGKTAGKMDVYITSPQGLRFRSKASLKAFLLKDGEGDLDIDLFDFTASKDDVTTSQVLPAQVKQRRRKKRQSNGQQGTADVTQILDSPPNKSKKASSSLRSDTKDTEVLHTAAPSTTQDDDKLQKSPQRPGQLREKLLRLAPSSNQENTLTVHKDKEADSQPSVPTLKVEPATDSEGEGEGERGGDDIHIHSKGDNTPNSEQEAEADSHRDDEQEVLLPDITGESCTPVRDSQNISCRLESKSMEGKRKISPYFSRQPLRDGLSPPRRKAFKKWTPPRSPYNLVQETLFHDPWKLLVATIFLNKTSGKMAIPVLWQFFDRYPSPEVTREADWKPLSELMKPLGLYELRAKTLIRFSDDYLTKQWRYPIELHGIGKYGNDSYRIFCVGEWREVKPEDHMLNKYHEWLWENHERLGI, from the exons ATGCATCCTAGCTGTGAACTCCAGCTGGAAAGCAATGGAGACATAAATAACCAAAGTCACAAGGACGAGGATGACTCATGCCACACTTCCAAGTTGCCCCTTGGCTGGATCAGAGAGGTCAGGCAGCGGAAAGCAGGAAAGACAGCAGGCAAAATGGACGTCTACATTACAAG tcCCCAAGGGCTGAGGTTCCGCTCAAAAGCATCCCTGAAGGCTTTCCTCCTGAAAGATGGAGAGGGTGACTTAGACATAGACCTCTTTGATTTCACTGCATCCAAGGATGATGTCACCACTTCACAAGTACTCCCTGCCCAAGTgaaacagaggagaagaaagaaaagacaatcAAATGGACAGCAGGGGACAGCAGATGTGACACAAATACTGGATTCGCCTCCAAATAAATCTAAAAAGGCTTCTTCCTCCCTGAGAAGTGATACTAAAGACACAGAAGTGTTGCACACTGCTGCACCTTCAACCACACAAGATGACGACAAACTGCAGAAGAGCCCTCAGAGGCCGGGTCAGCTGAGAGAGAAGCTTCTCAGACTGGCTCCATCTAGCAATCAAGAAAACACTCTCACTGTTCACAAGGACAAAGAGGCAGACTCGCAGCCTTCTGTCCCGACTCTGAAAGTCGAACCTGCCACTGACAGCGAGGGCGAGGGTGAGGGTGAACGAGGTGGAGATGACATACACATTCACAGCAAAGGTGACAACACGCCTAATTCTGAACAGGAGGCTGAGGCTGACAGCCACCGAGATGACGAACAGGAGGTGTTGTTACCTGACATCACTGGTGAGAGCTGCACGCCGGTGAGAGATTCCCAGAATA ttTCCTGTCGCCTAGAGTCCAAGAGCATGGAAGGCAAACGGAAAATAAGCCCTTACTTCAGCAGACAGCCCCTCAGAGATG GCCTCAGCCCACCCAGGAGGAAGGCCTTCAAGAAGTGGACGCCCCCTCGCTCCCCCTACAACCTCGTACAGGAAACTCTGTTCCATGATCCCTGGAAGCTCCTGGTGGCCACTATTTTTCTGAATAAGACCAGTG GCAAGATGGCCATACCAGTGCTGTGGCAGTTCTTCGACCGCTACCCGAGTCCAGAGGTGACACGTGAGGCTGACTGGAAGCCCCTGTCTGAACTTATGAAGCCACTAGGCCTGTATGAACTCAGAGCCAAAACACTAATACGCTTCTCAG ATGATTATCTAACTAAACAGTGGCGTTACCCCATCGAGTTGCACGGCATTGGGAAGTACGGCAACGACTCCTACAGGATCTTCTGTGTGGGGGAGTGGAGAGAG GTGAAACCTGAAGATCACATGTTAAACAAGTACCACGAGTGGCTGTGGGAGAACCATGAAAGACTTGGAATCTGA
- the mbd4 gene encoding methyl-CpG-binding domain protein 4 isoform X2, whose protein sequence is MHPSCELQLESNGDINNQSHKDEDDSCHTSKLPLGWIREVRQRKAGKTAGKMDVYITSPQGLRFRSKASLKAFLLKDGEGDLDIDLFDFTASKDDVTTSQVLPAQVKQRRRKKRQSNGQQGTADVTQILDSPPNKSKKASSSLRSDTKDTEVLHTAAPSTTQDDDKLQKSPQRPGQLREKLLRLAPSSNQENTLTVHKDKEADSQPSVPTLKVEPATDSEGEGEGERGGDDIHIHSKGDNTPNSEQEAEADSHRDDEQEVLLPDITGESCTPVRDSQNKSKSMEGKRKISPYFSRQPLRDGLSPPRRKAFKKWTPPRSPYNLVQETLFHDPWKLLVATIFLNKTSGKMAIPVLWQFFDRYPSPEVTREADWKPLSELMKPLGLYELRAKTLIRFSDDYLTKQWRYPIELHGIGKYGNDSYRIFCVGEWREVKPEDHMLNKYHEWLWENHERLGI, encoded by the exons ATGCATCCTAGCTGTGAACTCCAGCTGGAAAGCAATGGAGACATAAATAACCAAAGTCACAAGGACGAGGATGACTCATGCCACACTTCCAAGTTGCCCCTTGGCTGGATCAGAGAGGTCAGGCAGCGGAAAGCAGGAAAGACAGCAGGCAAAATGGACGTCTACATTACAAG tcCCCAAGGGCTGAGGTTCCGCTCAAAAGCATCCCTGAAGGCTTTCCTCCTGAAAGATGGAGAGGGTGACTTAGACATAGACCTCTTTGATTTCACTGCATCCAAGGATGATGTCACCACTTCACAAGTACTCCCTGCCCAAGTgaaacagaggagaagaaagaaaagacaatcAAATGGACAGCAGGGGACAGCAGATGTGACACAAATACTGGATTCGCCTCCAAATAAATCTAAAAAGGCTTCTTCCTCCCTGAGAAGTGATACTAAAGACACAGAAGTGTTGCACACTGCTGCACCTTCAACCACACAAGATGACGACAAACTGCAGAAGAGCCCTCAGAGGCCGGGTCAGCTGAGAGAGAAGCTTCTCAGACTGGCTCCATCTAGCAATCAAGAAAACACTCTCACTGTTCACAAGGACAAAGAGGCAGACTCGCAGCCTTCTGTCCCGACTCTGAAAGTCGAACCTGCCACTGACAGCGAGGGCGAGGGTGAGGGTGAACGAGGTGGAGATGACATACACATTCACAGCAAAGGTGACAACACGCCTAATTCTGAACAGGAGGCTGAGGCTGACAGCCACCGAGATGACGAACAGGAGGTGTTGTTACCTGACATCACTGGTGAGAGCTGCACGCCGGTGAGAGATTCCCAGAATA AGTCCAAGAGCATGGAAGGCAAACGGAAAATAAGCCCTTACTTCAGCAGACAGCCCCTCAGAGATG GCCTCAGCCCACCCAGGAGGAAGGCCTTCAAGAAGTGGACGCCCCCTCGCTCCCCCTACAACCTCGTACAGGAAACTCTGTTCCATGATCCCTGGAAGCTCCTGGTGGCCACTATTTTTCTGAATAAGACCAGTG GCAAGATGGCCATACCAGTGCTGTGGCAGTTCTTCGACCGCTACCCGAGTCCAGAGGTGACACGTGAGGCTGACTGGAAGCCCCTGTCTGAACTTATGAAGCCACTAGGCCTGTATGAACTCAGAGCCAAAACACTAATACGCTTCTCAG ATGATTATCTAACTAAACAGTGGCGTTACCCCATCGAGTTGCACGGCATTGGGAAGTACGGCAACGACTCCTACAGGATCTTCTGTGTGGGGGAGTGGAGAGAG GTGAAACCTGAAGATCACATGTTAAACAAGTACCACGAGTGGCTGTGGGAGAACCATGAAAGACTTGGAATCTGA
- the LOC125891627 gene encoding uncharacterized protein D1044.6-like, with protein MRLPAISIASTPVCIPDTLPVRQSRCLVVTPMIFPSISDSARLWTSSQSIPRLNPLHPPLVPKRTVSLETPAVHHHNHQRTLIMQRREHHRYHQVWRKPFYGTSTEREEYRKELREQLKRQIEEKCAALKLQLASKEKEAEHLQEVDRLALSSESELRIRHSKAMTAYRDENKRLMEQSWRDRALTRSQETLKERELLRLNPINWSGTLK; from the exons ATGAGACTAC CAGCCATCTCTATAGCCTCCACACCAGTGTGTATCCCTGACACACTTCCTGTCCGGCAGAGTCGCTGCCTGGTGGTCACTCCCATGATATTTCCCAGCATCTCAGACTCTGCCCGGCTGTGGACAAGCAGCCAG AGTATTCCAAGACTGAACCCTTTACATCCACCTTTGGTCCCTAAACGTACCGTCAGCCTGGAGACGCCAGCTGTtcaccaccacaaccaccagAGGACACTAATTATGCAGAGAAGAGAGCACCACAG GTATCATCAAGTGTGGAGAAAACCTTTCTATGGAACCAGCACTGAGAGAGAAGAGTACAG GAAGGAGTTACGAGAGCAGTTAAAGAGGCAGATAGAGGAAAAATGTGCAGcactgaagctgcagctggcCAGTAAAGAGAAGGAAGCCGAGCATTTACAAGAAGTGGACCGCCTCGCCCTGTCCAGCGAGAGTGAGCTAAGGATCCGGCACAGCAAAGCAATGACAGCATACAGAGATGAGAACAAGAGG CTAATGGAGCAGAGCTGGAGGGACAGAGCACTAACACGCTCCCAGGAGACGCTAaaggagagagagctgctgcgTCTCAACCCCATTAACTGGAGTGGAACACTGAAATAA
- the LOC125892327 gene encoding protein disulfide isomerase Creld1 — MWWAWPFLPALVLLSELSVVRVQTAPCQTCRKLTESFIKGLERTANKNFGGGNTAWEEEKLAKYARSETRLLEIVEAACEKADFECNRLLEQIEDQVETWWFHRQQEAPDLFEWLCIEELRLCCPPGRFGPDCKECPSDASGVCGGLGRCEGEGTRLGDGECVCDPGYSGNLCQSCADGYYREKSSNDSKGACAACYHSCKKCAGPQDYKCLDCKPGWILHDNKCVDIDECGTELARCPSNTYCHNTEGSYECRGCDQACVGCMGSGPARCKKCARGYKLNGAKCLDIDECSDRAIACPGLNEACINEEGSFHCDCAEGFIRRDSICVENKPPAGPEKGLFDDMTDDEVLVLQQMFFGVVICAIATLAAKGDMVFTAIFIGGVAAMAGYWLTEKGDYMLDGFLKGR; from the exons ATGTGGTGGGCCTGGCCGTTCCTGCCTGCTCTGGTGCTCCTCTCAGAGCTCTCTGTGGTCAGAGTCCAGACCGCACCATGCCAGACCTGTCGAAAACTCACAGAGAGTTTCATTAAG GGCTTGGAGAGAACAGCCAACAAGAACTTTGGGGGAGGAAACACTGCCTGGGAAGAGGAAAAGCTGGCTAAGTATGCACGCAG TGAGACTCGGCTCCTAGAGATAGTAGAAGCTGCTTGTGAGAAAGCAGATTTTGAATGTAACCGGCTGCTGGAGCAGATAGAGGACCAGGTGGAGACATGGTGGTTCCACAG GCAGCAGGAGGCACCAGACTTGTTTGAATGGCTGTGCATAGAAGAGCTGAGACTCTGCTGTCCACCTGGACGCTTTGGACCGGACtgcaaag AGTGTCCATCCGACGCTAGTGGTGTGTGTGGAGGTCTGGGCCGCTGCGAAGGGGAGGGGACTCGTCTCGGAGATGGAGAATGTGTCTGTGATCCTGGATATTCGGGCAATCTGTGCCAGAGCTGTGCTGATGGCTACTACAGAGAGAAAAGCTCCAACGACAGCAAAGGAGCCTGTGCAG CTTGCTACCACTCATGTAAGAAATGCGCAGGGCCACAGGACTACAAATGCCTCGACTGCAAACCTGGCTGGATCCTTCATGACAACAAGTGCGTGG ACATTGACGAGTGTGGAACAGAGCTGGCCCGTTGTCCTTCTAACACCTACTGTCACAACACTGAAGGATCATATGAATGCAGAG GCTGTGACCAGGCGTGTGTGGGCTGCATGGGAAGTGGTCCTGCCCGCTGTAAGAAATGTGCACGTGGCTACAAATTGAACGGAGCAAAGTGTCTCG ATATAGATGAATGTAGTGATCGTGCAATAGCGTGCCCTGGGCTCAATGAGGCCTGTATCAATGAGGAGGGCTCCTTCCACTGTGACTGTGCTGAGGGATTCATCAGAAGAGACAGCATCTGTGTTGAGAATAAACCTCCTG CCGGCCCAGAGAAGGGGCTGTTTGACGACATGACAGATGACGAGGTCCTTGTACTGCAGCAGATGTTCTTTGGCGTTGTAATCTGTGCCATAGCTACGCTCGCTGCTAAGGGTGACATGGTTTTCACGGCCATTTTCATCGGAGGTGTAGCTGCCATGGCTGGTTACTGGCTGACAGAAAAGGGAGACTACATGCTGGATGGATTTCTGAAGGGACGCTAG
- the wu:fl23c11 gene encoding uncharacterized protein wu:fl23c11 isoform X2: protein MALTPLRVPHVTLSVLSLLQLWLLVSGRALEVIYRGAPHLTCSEGLTDCTVKLASPFAAALPGPDDTVNVAQVQLKVILCCAAKKDCAPCLQIIITVQEVDNAKEIFEESGDGNDEEESHWPESKGSGHLVLPVPRASVIVCLSSPGSMELCRELQFKPSHSGLDRASSQQLTHKLLFAERVTFGSEVVVRVYTHSKETFHVQNITVPSLVEACSATLERTVKECDAPRLRAVTDQKRNVVVLQLENADDRPDEIMCRRVGNGVAGEAHPKNKTEMVISANSVAPCLCFQVGWKGKEFQRRFCPFNNQQDALERMQHNVSVSVEETQMREGGVGLSWNVSAPCRLEAEMWLCKKDLARDQCDEVSGSRQRLHNRTGWSATSSGHWKTGEFNASSHPLLCVQIKIHGMKSYLKPHCPFSTSRWRWSLPLLIGVLLMCFAILGAYLIQGVLKGYMWRWLKEDDVKGAVGGGHVVLLYPPDDDQALPELMSHLGSSLQALGFSVSLDLWSQSELSVLGPVPWLHSRLNRLQKQGGKVVLVLTQTAWIRAEEWGAWSWERNTPRERNRDMEDEETGRSYTASSPCVDVFTASLSCILADYLQGRAGERFMLAQFESLPPEPPGGFRPLPELFRGLHVYSLPSQSLGFLTELAGARQMATASARRKRAGGLRMASRALARRLSGFTAGTTVLNLAGVSQSCVGVGVEDSGETVPLQQYLITPPSSPDSDPKVSEMEWV from the exons ATGGCTCTCACACCTCTTCGGGTCCCTCATGTCACTCTCTCGGTGCTGTCACTGCTGCAACTCTGGCTGCTCGTGTCCGGGAGGGCGCTGGAGGTGATTTACCGAGGCGCACCTCATCTCACCTGTAGCGAG GGTTTGACTGACTGCACCGTGAAATTAG CCTCTCCATTCGCTGCTGCCCTGCCCGGTCCAGATGATACAGTGAATGTTGCACAAGTGCAGCTTAAAGTGATTCTGTGCTGCGCGGCCAAAAAGGACTGTGCACCTTGCCTGCAAATCATCATCACAGTCCAAG AAGTGGATAATGCAAAGGAGATTTTTGAGGAGTCTGGTGACGGTAATGATGAAGAGGAGTCTCATTGGCCTGAATCAAAGGGAAGTGGTCACTTGGTGCTTCCTGTGCCAAGAG CTTCGGTGATCGTGTGTCTCAGCTCCCCAGGCTCCATGGAACTTTGCAGAGAGCTACAGTTCAAACCAAGCCACTCAGGGTTAGACCGAGCATCTTCTCAACAGCTCACACACAAG CTGCTGTTTGCAGAGAGAGTGACGTTCGGGAGTGAAGTTGTTGTCCGAGTCTACACACATTCAAAGGAAACTTTCCATGTTCAAAATATCACAGTCCCATCTTTAGTAGAAG CTTGCTCCGCAACCCTAGAGAGGACTGTAAAGGAATGTGATG CTCCCAGACTCCGAGCTGTGACTGATCAGAAGAGAAATGTGGTCGTCCTCCAACTGGAAAATGCAGATgacagaccagatgagatcaTGTGTCGGAGGGTTGGAAACGGTGTGGCCGGAGAGGCTCAT cccaaaaacaagacagaaatgGTCATTTCGGCGAACTCTGTTGCACCATGCCTGTGCTTCCAG GTAGGCTGGAAGGGAAAGGAGTTTCAAAGAAGGTTCTGCCCCTTCAACAACCAACAAG atgcacTGGAAAGAATGCAGCACaacgtgtctgtgtctgtggaggAGACTCAGATGAGGGAGGGTGGCGTAGGGCTGAGCTGGAATGTGAGCGCCCCCTGCAGACTGGAGGCAGAGATGTGGCTGTGCAAGAAAGACCTGGCAAGAGACCAGTGTGACGAGGTGTCGGGCTCCAGACAGAGACTGCACAATCGTACTGGCTGGAGTGCAACTAGCAGTGGACACTGG AAAACAGGAGAGTTCAATGCGTCGTCACATCCTCTGCTTTGTGTTCAG ATAAAGATACATGGGATGAAGTCATACTTAAAGCCCCATTGTCCATTTTCAA catCACGATGGAGATGGAGCCTACCACTCCTCATTGGAGTACTGCTGATGTGTTTCGCCATACTCGGAGCCTATCTCATACAAGGGGTCCTTAAAG GGTACATGTGGAGATGGTTGAAAGAAGATGACGTTAAAG GTGCTGTCGGTGGTGGTCATGTGGTGTTGCTGTACCCACCTGATGACGACCAAGCTTTGCCAGAGCTTATGAGTCACCTGGGTTCGTCCCTCCAAGCCCTGGGCTTCAGTGTGTCTCTAGACCTGTGGAGCCAGTCTGAGCTCAGCGTACTGGGCCCTGTGCCCTGGCTCCACTCGAGACTGAACCGACTGCAAAAGCAGGGGGGCAAAGTGGTGCTGGTCCTGACCCAGACAGCCTGGATAAGGGCTGAAGAGTGGGGAGCTTGGAGCTGGGAAAGAAACACTcccagagagaggaacagagacatggaggatgaggagacaggaagaagcTACACTGCTTCCTCCCCCTGTGTAGATGTTTTTACAGCTTCATTAAGCTGTATTCTAGCAGACTATTTACAGGGCCGCGCTGGTGAGCGGTTCATGTTGGCACAGTTTGAATCACTTCCACCTGAGCCTCCAGGTGGTTTCCGGCCACTGCCAGAACTTTTCCGTGGCCTTCATGTTTACAGCCTCCCGTCACAGAGCCTGGGTTTTCTGACTGAACTGGCTGGGGCTCGGCAAATGGCTACTGCATCAGCCAGACGGAAAAGAGCAGGGGGGCTCAGGATGGCATCCCGAGCTCTGGCACGAAGGCTGTCAGGGTTCACAGCAGGGACAACTGTGTTAAACCTTGCAGGAGTGTCTCAGAGTTGTGTTGGAGTTGGAGTTGAAGACTCTGGGGAGACAGTGCCCCTCCAGCAGTACCTTATTACGCCTCCGTCCAGCCCTGACTCAGACCCCAAGGTCAGTGAAATGGAGTGGGTCTGA
- the wu:fl23c11 gene encoding uncharacterized protein wu:fl23c11 isoform X1 — translation MALTPLRVPHVTLSVLSLLQLWLLVSGRALEVIYRGAPHLTCSEGLTDCTVKLASPFAAALPGPDDTVNVAQVQLKVILCCAAKKDCAPCLQIIITVQEVDNAKEIFEESGDGNDEEESHWPESKGSGHLVLPVPRASVIVCLSSPGSMELCRELQFKPSHSGLDRASSQQLTHKLLFAERVTFGSEVVVRVYTHSKETFHVQNITVPSLVEACSATLERTVKECDAPRLRAVTDQKRNVVVLQLENADDRPDEIMCRRVGNGVAGEAHVWPKNKTEMVISANSVAPCLCFQVGWKGKEFQRRFCPFNNQQDALERMQHNVSVSVEETQMREGGVGLSWNVSAPCRLEAEMWLCKKDLARDQCDEVSGSRQRLHNRTGWSATSSGHWKTGEFNASSHPLLCVQIKIHGMKSYLKPHCPFSTSRWRWSLPLLIGVLLMCFAILGAYLIQGVLKGYMWRWLKEDDVKGAVGGGHVVLLYPPDDDQALPELMSHLGSSLQALGFSVSLDLWSQSELSVLGPVPWLHSRLNRLQKQGGKVVLVLTQTAWIRAEEWGAWSWERNTPRERNRDMEDEETGRSYTASSPCVDVFTASLSCILADYLQGRAGERFMLAQFESLPPEPPGGFRPLPELFRGLHVYSLPSQSLGFLTELAGARQMATASARRKRAGGLRMASRALARRLSGFTAGTTVLNLAGVSQSCVGVGVEDSGETVPLQQYLITPPSSPDSDPKVSEMEWV, via the exons ATGGCTCTCACACCTCTTCGGGTCCCTCATGTCACTCTCTCGGTGCTGTCACTGCTGCAACTCTGGCTGCTCGTGTCCGGGAGGGCGCTGGAGGTGATTTACCGAGGCGCACCTCATCTCACCTGTAGCGAG GGTTTGACTGACTGCACCGTGAAATTAG CCTCTCCATTCGCTGCTGCCCTGCCCGGTCCAGATGATACAGTGAATGTTGCACAAGTGCAGCTTAAAGTGATTCTGTGCTGCGCGGCCAAAAAGGACTGTGCACCTTGCCTGCAAATCATCATCACAGTCCAAG AAGTGGATAATGCAAAGGAGATTTTTGAGGAGTCTGGTGACGGTAATGATGAAGAGGAGTCTCATTGGCCTGAATCAAAGGGAAGTGGTCACTTGGTGCTTCCTGTGCCAAGAG CTTCGGTGATCGTGTGTCTCAGCTCCCCAGGCTCCATGGAACTTTGCAGAGAGCTACAGTTCAAACCAAGCCACTCAGGGTTAGACCGAGCATCTTCTCAACAGCTCACACACAAG CTGCTGTTTGCAGAGAGAGTGACGTTCGGGAGTGAAGTTGTTGTCCGAGTCTACACACATTCAAAGGAAACTTTCCATGTTCAAAATATCACAGTCCCATCTTTAGTAGAAG CTTGCTCCGCAACCCTAGAGAGGACTGTAAAGGAATGTGATG CTCCCAGACTCCGAGCTGTGACTGATCAGAAGAGAAATGTGGTCGTCCTCCAACTGGAAAATGCAGATgacagaccagatgagatcaTGTGTCGGAGGGTTGGAAACGGTGTGGCCGGAGAGGCTCATGTATGG cccaaaaacaagacagaaatgGTCATTTCGGCGAACTCTGTTGCACCATGCCTGTGCTTCCAG GTAGGCTGGAAGGGAAAGGAGTTTCAAAGAAGGTTCTGCCCCTTCAACAACCAACAAG atgcacTGGAAAGAATGCAGCACaacgtgtctgtgtctgtggaggAGACTCAGATGAGGGAGGGTGGCGTAGGGCTGAGCTGGAATGTGAGCGCCCCCTGCAGACTGGAGGCAGAGATGTGGCTGTGCAAGAAAGACCTGGCAAGAGACCAGTGTGACGAGGTGTCGGGCTCCAGACAGAGACTGCACAATCGTACTGGCTGGAGTGCAACTAGCAGTGGACACTGG AAAACAGGAGAGTTCAATGCGTCGTCACATCCTCTGCTTTGTGTTCAG ATAAAGATACATGGGATGAAGTCATACTTAAAGCCCCATTGTCCATTTTCAA catCACGATGGAGATGGAGCCTACCACTCCTCATTGGAGTACTGCTGATGTGTTTCGCCATACTCGGAGCCTATCTCATACAAGGGGTCCTTAAAG GGTACATGTGGAGATGGTTGAAAGAAGATGACGTTAAAG GTGCTGTCGGTGGTGGTCATGTGGTGTTGCTGTACCCACCTGATGACGACCAAGCTTTGCCAGAGCTTATGAGTCACCTGGGTTCGTCCCTCCAAGCCCTGGGCTTCAGTGTGTCTCTAGACCTGTGGAGCCAGTCTGAGCTCAGCGTACTGGGCCCTGTGCCCTGGCTCCACTCGAGACTGAACCGACTGCAAAAGCAGGGGGGCAAAGTGGTGCTGGTCCTGACCCAGACAGCCTGGATAAGGGCTGAAGAGTGGGGAGCTTGGAGCTGGGAAAGAAACACTcccagagagaggaacagagacatggaggatgaggagacaggaagaagcTACACTGCTTCCTCCCCCTGTGTAGATGTTTTTACAGCTTCATTAAGCTGTATTCTAGCAGACTATTTACAGGGCCGCGCTGGTGAGCGGTTCATGTTGGCACAGTTTGAATCACTTCCACCTGAGCCTCCAGGTGGTTTCCGGCCACTGCCAGAACTTTTCCGTGGCCTTCATGTTTACAGCCTCCCGTCACAGAGCCTGGGTTTTCTGACTGAACTGGCTGGGGCTCGGCAAATGGCTACTGCATCAGCCAGACGGAAAAGAGCAGGGGGGCTCAGGATGGCATCCCGAGCTCTGGCACGAAGGCTGTCAGGGTTCACAGCAGGGACAACTGTGTTAAACCTTGCAGGAGTGTCTCAGAGTTGTGTTGGAGTTGGAGTTGAAGACTCTGGGGAGACAGTGCCCCTCCAGCAGTACCTTATTACGCCTCCGTCCAGCCCTGACTCAGACCCCAAGGTCAGTGAAATGGAGTGGGTCTGA